One Kitasatospora sp. NBC_01287 DNA window includes the following coding sequences:
- a CDS encoding HNH endonuclease signature motif containing protein, with the protein MVYRTVSAFLHAVAEQVSGEIEGERLVVSRGAGGTLSVGRHRRVYQVVEFAAPTEPAWAALLELWERMGLFGPHDAFLIRNERVVRSYGTTKSWGHDPWFGDYEVRDTVRRIRHLQQAITAPLEAILTGAMATPPATSSAQETQALRSAPSIPAQKVVEEPSPAEAQRLGVCPVCEKSGLPPGRLRHLRCERSAKRPEEPVAESGPETGDAEYRRLVAMVEQREEGTRGQRRKGSDRPVRIDAAVRAVLLRCGGLCENPECTGQPDDVTAAGEPILEVDHIDPIGSGGRDHPSNMAALCPNCHAIRTRGRRAVELTGILLAVATAAHRKWLSAE; encoded by the coding sequence GTGGTGTACAGAACGGTCAGTGCGTTTCTGCACGCGGTGGCAGAGCAGGTCTCGGGGGAGATCGAGGGGGAGCGGCTCGTGGTGTCGCGCGGCGCCGGCGGCACGTTGAGCGTGGGGCGGCACCGCCGTGTGTACCAGGTCGTCGAGTTCGCGGCCCCGACTGAGCCAGCGTGGGCCGCCCTCCTAGAACTCTGGGAGCGGATGGGCCTATTCGGTCCGCACGACGCGTTCCTGATCCGCAATGAGCGCGTGGTGCGGTCCTACGGAACCACCAAGAGCTGGGGGCACGACCCGTGGTTCGGTGACTACGAGGTGAGGGACACCGTCCGCAGAATCCGCCACCTCCAACAGGCGATCACGGCCCCGCTGGAAGCCATTCTGACCGGAGCGATGGCGACTCCGCCGGCCACGTCGTCGGCACAGGAAACGCAGGCCCTACGGTCGGCACCGTCTATCCCCGCGCAGAAGGTGGTGGAGGAACCGAGCCCCGCCGAGGCTCAGCGCCTGGGGGTATGCCCGGTGTGCGAGAAGAGCGGCCTTCCCCCGGGACGGCTGCGCCATCTGCGCTGTGAGCGCTCGGCCAAGCGCCCCGAGGAGCCCGTCGCCGAGTCAGGGCCGGAGACGGGCGACGCCGAGTACCGGCGCCTGGTCGCCATGGTCGAACAGCGGGAGGAGGGCACGCGAGGACAGCGGCGCAAGGGGTCGGACCGTCCGGTCCGCATCGACGCGGCAGTACGGGCGGTGCTGCTCCGTTGCGGCGGGTTGTGCGAGAACCCGGAGTGCACAGGGCAGCCCGATGACGTCACTGCCGCCGGCGAGCCGATCCTGGAGGTGGACCACATCGACCCGATCGGAAGCGGTGGCCGCGATCACCCCTCGAACATGGCCGCCCTCTGCCCGAACTGCCATGCAATCAGGACGAGGGGCCGTCGAGCGGTCGAGCTGACCGGGATCCTCCTCGCCGTTGCCACCGCCGCGCATCGGAAGTGGCTCTCGGCGGAGTAG
- a CDS encoding DEAD/DEAH box helicase → METTTATEADVPAAFRAAAAQPVPAQPSGTVVNPLPLHWFQKDAVAAAVREVKDGGRATVVAATGSGKTLIAAGCARRLAARGRVLVLVPTIELLEQTAEAWSLRGGRRGLAVAACSREEALESAEAGGRVHAQVTTQAVRITDLVNGAPDNQPVTVYATYASLERIVQAHQGWGLAQWDLVIIDEAHRTAGAEGKAWAAVHDDAQVPAKRRLYFTATPRIADDRRAKDGLADLADTEGAEKLPVLCSMDSEEIYGKVCFTWTLGQGIEHGYLADYRVLVPVVTDEDLRELLNLPAVADLRSQRSNEELLRLALQIAVLRAVADLDLRRVITFHSRVSTAREFASTLLETAELLPDAERPERLTALAVAGTDRLKDRRAAFTTFKSATGEDGEECCILCNSRLLTEGIDVAAVDAICFADPKSSVIDIVQAVGRALRQSYRQGKVSWVIIPVYLPTPEIGDDTATAHPAEVHDAGEAVKAEADAEIEASSFRTIWRVLRALAAHDARVVGRITELRASRSQGTAHTTAATPAESQAAGAGEGEQQPAPVESPIEWLRINAKQHAARILQTVKLRAFNPRAVEWQRMHAVAAVFHLQHGHLDPTDKTKHAELISWLTRQRHLHGQRLLDAARISELDALGMIWSKNANAWERGAAYAAAFHHQHGHLAIPATAKLDDYAVGAWMRRQRKADNLTTDQVAKLDSLDELWRLEPDWNRSYRRLLAYLAAGGTLDGPANRTGGGADPAFRPGTWLRKQDKARTEGKLTDHQAALLDALTRHAETVTG, encoded by the coding sequence GTGGAGACCACCACCGCCACCGAGGCCGACGTGCCGGCCGCGTTCCGCGCCGCAGCCGCTCAGCCGGTCCCGGCGCAGCCGTCCGGCACTGTCGTGAACCCGTTGCCGCTGCACTGGTTCCAGAAGGACGCCGTCGCGGCCGCGGTGCGCGAGGTGAAGGACGGCGGCCGGGCGACGGTGGTCGCGGCGACCGGCTCCGGCAAGACCCTGATCGCGGCCGGCTGCGCCCGGCGTCTGGCCGCTCGGGGCCGGGTGCTGGTGCTGGTGCCGACGATCGAGCTGCTGGAGCAGACCGCCGAGGCGTGGTCGCTGCGGGGCGGGCGTCGGGGTTTGGCGGTGGCGGCGTGCTCGCGGGAGGAGGCGCTGGAGAGCGCGGAGGCCGGCGGGCGGGTCCACGCCCAGGTGACCACACAGGCCGTCCGGATCACCGACCTGGTCAACGGCGCCCCGGACAACCAGCCGGTCACCGTGTACGCCACCTACGCCTCGCTGGAGCGCATCGTCCAGGCCCACCAGGGCTGGGGTTTGGCCCAGTGGGACCTCGTGATCATCGACGAGGCCCACCGCACGGCAGGCGCCGAAGGGAAGGCGTGGGCGGCCGTCCACGACGACGCCCAGGTCCCGGCGAAGCGCCGGCTGTACTTCACCGCCACCCCGCGGATCGCGGACGACCGGCGGGCGAAGGACGGCCTGGCCGACCTCGCCGACACCGAAGGCGCCGAGAAGCTGCCCGTCCTGTGCTCCATGGACTCGGAGGAGATCTACGGCAAGGTCTGTTTCACCTGGACGCTCGGCCAGGGCATCGAACACGGCTACCTCGCCGACTACCGGGTGCTCGTGCCGGTGGTGACGGACGAGGATCTGCGCGAGCTGCTCAACCTCCCGGCCGTCGCCGACCTGCGCTCCCAGCGCAGCAACGAGGAGCTGCTGCGCCTCGCGTTGCAGATCGCGGTGCTGCGCGCCGTCGCCGACCTCGACCTGCGCCGGGTCATCACCTTCCATTCCCGGGTGTCCACGGCGCGGGAGTTCGCGAGCACCCTGCTGGAGACCGCGGAACTGCTGCCCGACGCGGAGCGCCCGGAGCGACTGACCGCCCTCGCCGTGGCCGGCACCGACCGGCTCAAGGACCGCCGGGCCGCCTTCACCACGTTCAAGTCCGCCACCGGTGAGGACGGCGAGGAGTGCTGCATCCTCTGCAACAGCCGGCTCCTGACGGAGGGCATCGACGTCGCCGCCGTGGACGCCATCTGCTTCGCGGACCCGAAGTCGAGCGTCATCGACATCGTCCAGGCCGTCGGCCGGGCGCTGCGCCAGTCCTACCGCCAGGGCAAGGTTAGCTGGGTCATCATCCCGGTCTACCTGCCGACGCCGGAGATCGGCGACGACACCGCCACCGCGCACCCGGCCGAGGTCCACGACGCGGGCGAGGCCGTGAAGGCCGAGGCCGACGCCGAGATCGAGGCCTCCTCTTTCCGTACGATCTGGCGAGTCTTGCGCGCCCTGGCCGCGCACGACGCCCGGGTGGTCGGCCGCATCACCGAGCTGCGCGCCAGCCGCTCGCAGGGCACCGCGCACACCACCGCGGCCACGCCGGCCGAGAGCCAGGCTGCCGGGGCCGGGGAGGGCGAGCAGCAGCCGGCCCCGGTGGAGTCGCCGATCGAGTGGCTGCGGATCAACGCGAAGCAGCACGCCGCGCGGATCCTCCAGACCGTCAAGCTGCGGGCGTTCAACCCGCGCGCGGTCGAGTGGCAGCGCATGCACGCCGTCGCGGCGGTCTTCCACCTCCAGCACGGCCACCTCGACCCCACCGACAAGACCAAGCACGCCGAGCTGATCTCCTGGCTCACCCGCCAGCGCCACCTCCACGGCCAGCGCCTCCTCGACGCCGCCCGGATCAGCGAGCTGGACGCCCTCGGCATGATCTGGTCGAAGAACGCCAACGCCTGGGAACGTGGGGCCGCCTACGCCGCAGCCTTCCACCACCAGCACGGTCACCTGGCAATCCCCGCCACCGCGAAGCTGGACGACTACGCGGTGGGCGCCTGGATGCGCCGCCAGCGCAAGGCCGACAACCTCACCACGGACCAGGTCGCCAAGCTCGACTCGCTGGACGAGCTGTGGCGCCTGGAGCCCGACTGGAACCGCTCCTACCGCCGCCTGCTCGCTTACCTCGCCGCCGGCGGCACCCTCGACGGCCCGGCCAACCGCACCGGCGGCGGGGCCGACCCGGCCTTCCGGCCCGGCACCTGGCTGCGCAAGCAGGACAAGGCCCGCACCGAGGGCAAGCTGACCGACCACCAGGCCGCGCTCCTGGACGCGCTCACCCGGCACGCCGAGACCGTCACCGGCTGA
- a CDS encoding helix-turn-helix domain containing protein, with translation MSPADPNNPNEAARLTQELLDQGYTKRQVAKMLGRDASLVSQFFTKGKGKAFVGALRQVVRAVRGGERDEEALSGIAEANTSRRRTKTGQKARVRGKDVVGEAGGSMAGRAGKQAIKSGASHLAPVVHETGQAGGRLAFTVRMKANQYTYSAGSEKDSPGLRRGFIPRADGTEERTYGSASTGGFDAAEWSQRVADHHGDVTEAMRAWLVETGRAVEEADIAYLEVRGWVPPEQQ, from the coding sequence GTGAGCCCGGCCGACCCGAACAACCCCAACGAGGCCGCCCGCCTGACGCAGGAGCTGCTCGACCAGGGCTACACCAAGCGCCAGGTTGCCAAGATGCTCGGCCGCGACGCGAGCTTGGTGTCCCAGTTCTTCACCAAGGGCAAGGGCAAGGCGTTCGTCGGCGCGCTGCGCCAGGTCGTGCGCGCGGTGCGCGGTGGCGAGCGGGACGAGGAGGCGCTGTCCGGCATCGCGGAGGCGAACACCAGCCGCCGCCGTACCAAGACCGGGCAGAAGGCCCGGGTGCGCGGCAAGGACGTCGTCGGTGAGGCGGGCGGGTCGATGGCCGGCCGCGCCGGGAAGCAGGCCATCAAGTCCGGCGCCTCCCACCTCGCGCCGGTCGTCCACGAGACCGGCCAGGCCGGCGGCCGCCTGGCCTTCACGGTTCGGATGAAGGCCAACCAGTACACGTACTCGGCCGGGTCGGAGAAGGACTCGCCGGGTCTGCGCCGCGGCTTCATCCCGCGCGCGGACGGCACCGAGGAGCGCACCTACGGCTCCGCCTCCACGGGCGGGTTCGACGCCGCCGAGTGGTCCCAGCGCGTCGCGGACCATCACGGCGACGTCACCGAGGCGATGCGGGCCTGGCTGGTGGAGACCGGCCGCGCTGTCGAGGAAGCCGACATCGCCTACCTGGAAGTCCGCGGGTGGGTGCCGCCCGAGCAGCAGTAG
- a CDS encoding DNA-binding protein: MKKLLATGVVPGVREQGRQVFPLAALQALQARPIADLTVLGTPEVAVLRSDAPAKVDEPDREWIGFGTALDQVQLLAALSGWWRCDPARVAAGGVLPVTVAGFVVAVLTGLAEWEADGTVGTAARFRFPKARLAGYLTDLTAPANAADPTDPEEARLAGLLLGTRLASVSGGPIAYVTTNPTTDTTAEGE, encoded by the coding sequence GTGAAGAAGTTGCTGGCCACCGGAGTGGTCCCCGGTGTGCGCGAGCAGGGCCGGCAGGTGTTCCCGCTGGCCGCCCTCCAGGCACTCCAGGCTCGGCCCATCGCCGACCTGACCGTGCTCGGCACGCCCGAGGTCGCGGTACTGCGCTCGGACGCTCCCGCGAAGGTGGACGAGCCGGACCGCGAGTGGATCGGCTTCGGAACCGCACTGGACCAGGTGCAGCTGCTGGCCGCGCTGTCGGGCTGGTGGCGGTGCGACCCGGCCCGGGTCGCGGCCGGCGGGGTGCTGCCGGTGACGGTGGCCGGGTTCGTGGTCGCGGTGCTGACCGGCCTGGCCGAGTGGGAGGCCGACGGCACCGTCGGCACCGCGGCCCGTTTCCGCTTCCCGAAGGCGCGCCTGGCCGGCTACCTGACCGACCTCACCGCTCCCGCGAACGCCGCCGACCCCACCGACCCCGAGGAGGCCCGCCTGGCGGGCCTGCTGCTCGGCACCCGCCTGGCATCGGTGTCCGGTGGCCCGATCGCCTACGTCACCACCAACCCGACGACCGACACCACCGCCGAGGGGGAGTAA
- a CDS encoding SAVED domain-containing protein — MDCAWQPCKWDCCAPYRTTLLAPDADHALDWVDRFDGDSDYTKRRPLPPNTWEQLQRDIEATPGRLPAGSTAVSVTGSIRLAPAFLVGTAFRMVTGADLAVMQRGQLWSTSDPFDTALAPGAEEHPVDQGDELAVAVAVAVATDPIKDVMTYLREQHVPVSKLIVLTPPGGPAKDGSVPDSTAANALTVGIRDHLRGVTRPVRRMHLFLACPMGLSLFLGHRWNRLCQTVVYEDIKVDEGYEPAFTIEA; from the coding sequence ATGGACTGCGCCTGGCAGCCATGCAAGTGGGACTGCTGCGCGCCGTACAGGACTACCCTACTTGCCCCGGACGCCGACCACGCCCTCGACTGGGTCGACCGATTCGACGGCGACTCCGACTACACCAAGCGCCGCCCCCTGCCTCCGAATACCTGGGAGCAGCTCCAGAGGGACATCGAGGCCACCCCGGGCCGCCTTCCCGCTGGCAGCACCGCCGTCTCGGTCACCGGCAGCATCCGCCTGGCCCCGGCCTTCCTCGTCGGTACCGCCTTCCGCATGGTGACCGGCGCCGACCTCGCCGTCATGCAGCGCGGGCAACTCTGGTCCACCAGCGACCCGTTCGACACCGCTCTGGCCCCCGGCGCCGAGGAGCACCCCGTCGACCAGGGCGACGAGCTCGCCGTCGCCGTCGCCGTCGCCGTCGCCACCGACCCGATCAAGGACGTCATGACGTACCTGCGCGAGCAGCACGTCCCCGTCTCCAAGCTCATCGTCCTCACCCCGCCCGGCGGGCCAGCGAAGGATGGCTCTGTCCCCGACAGCACGGCCGCCAACGCCCTGACTGTCGGAATCCGTGACCACCTCCGCGGCGTGACCCGCCCGGTCCGGCGCATGCACCTCTTCCTGGCCTGCCCGATGGGACTCTCCCTCTTCCTCGGCCACCGGTGGAACCGGCTGTGCCAGACCGTGGTGTACGAGGACATCAAAGTCGATGAGGGGTACGAGCCGGCCTTCACCATCGAGGCCTGA
- a CDS encoding TniQ family protein — protein sequence MDSVTGSDRVRVRELPLHVRFMAGESTGSYVTRLAGRNGLEVQQLLDEVGQGSTRAVAPQLTELYLNRPAAERLAALAGRPLEVMRRALASLDAAYLLDDGDGTPAWSFPWAVRDGYLVRACALCAARRGIGEPAWMMVADPWHLCARHARWSDNSRDPQTPWIDVADWPRILAAERQRVAMERPLGRTARALFADARTMSRTESSAPDRLRSMADRLGEARAASLLSYPHSVRIARVLAQAERRRLGRELTADSYEDWFTRSSQELGPRYREVLRRWMECHKPVPGPGSKRGDGLRRAVLVAPHTRIAPLDSVQQLSCLPSGPVASPFDRPFL from the coding sequence ATGGATTCGGTGACGGGCTCGGATCGGGTACGGGTGCGTGAGCTGCCGTTGCACGTCCGGTTCATGGCGGGCGAGTCGACCGGCTCCTACGTGACCCGCCTGGCCGGCCGAAACGGGCTCGAGGTCCAGCAGTTGCTGGACGAGGTCGGGCAGGGCAGCACGAGAGCCGTCGCGCCGCAACTGACCGAGCTCTACCTCAACCGTCCTGCCGCCGAGCGCCTGGCCGCCCTGGCCGGCCGTCCGCTGGAGGTGATGCGGCGGGCGCTCGCGAGCCTGGACGCGGCGTACCTGCTCGACGACGGTGACGGCACTCCCGCCTGGTCGTTCCCGTGGGCGGTGCGGGACGGCTATCTCGTGCGGGCCTGCGCGTTGTGCGCGGCCCGCCGCGGCATCGGCGAGCCGGCCTGGATGATGGTGGCGGACCCCTGGCACCTGTGCGCCCGGCACGCACGATGGTCGGACAACTCCCGTGATCCACAGACCCCTTGGATCGACGTGGCTGACTGGCCGCGGATCCTGGCGGCGGAACGCCAGCGGGTGGCCATGGAGCGGCCCCTGGGCCGCACCGCACGCGCGCTGTTCGCCGACGCGCGCACGATGAGCAGAACCGAATCGAGCGCGCCGGACAGACTCCGGTCGATGGCCGACCGGCTCGGGGAGGCGCGGGCCGCCTCCTTGTTGTCCTACCCGCACAGCGTGCGCATCGCCCGCGTCCTGGCGCAGGCCGAGCGTCGCCGGCTCGGCCGGGAACTGACGGCGGACTCCTACGAGGACTGGTTCACCCGCAGTTCACAGGAGTTGGGCCCCAGGTACCGGGAAGTGCTGAGGCGGTGGATGGAGTGCCACAAGCCGGTGCCGGGCCCGGGGTCAAAGCGCGGGGACGGATTGAGGCGGGCTGTGCTGGTCGCACCGCACACACGAATCGCGCCGCTGGATTCGGTGCAGCAGCTCAGCTGCCTGCCCTCCGGCCCGGTGGCCAGCCCGTTCGATCGGCCCTTCCTGTGA
- a CDS encoding ATP-binding protein produces the protein MFGDAGRGKTVAVLAGLGAVAPDRRVLWVQAPVRSSVTELRRAVFDALALGEHGRFPHRSAEADARVLASLAVPAVLVVDEAQRLPVPCLEYLQGLCDHPGARLVLVLCGAGSERALRRLPQLASRVVAWQEVPRLPPAAVAETVSAFHPLWRVLTSQDLAWIDKRAARGTFRVWANLTTHLHTTLAADPRTPLDRALLRRLFQRLGPPV, from the coding sequence GTGTTCGGTGACGCGGGCCGCGGCAAGACCGTGGCGGTCCTGGCGGGTCTTGGTGCCGTTGCGCCCGATCGGCGTGTTCTGTGGGTTCAGGCGCCGGTGCGTTCCTCGGTGACGGAACTGCGTCGTGCGGTGTTCGACGCCCTCGCGTTGGGGGAGCACGGCCGGTTCCCGCACCGCTCGGCGGAGGCCGATGCCCGGGTGCTGGCCTCGCTCGCGGTGCCTGCGGTGTTGGTCGTGGATGAGGCCCAGCGCTTGCCGGTGCCGTGCCTGGAGTATCTGCAGGGCTTGTGTGACCATCCCGGCGCCCGGCTCGTGCTGGTGTTGTGCGGGGCCGGCAGCGAACGGGCGCTGCGCCGCCTGCCGCAGTTGGCGTCCCGCGTCGTCGCGTGGCAGGAGGTGCCCCGCCTACCGCCAGCTGCTGTGGCCGAGACGGTGAGCGCGTTCCATCCACTGTGGCGGGTCCTGACCTCGCAGGACCTCGCGTGGATCGACAAGCGGGCTGCGCGCGGGACCTTCCGCGTCTGGGCCAACCTCACCACCCATCTGCACACGACCCTGGCAGCCGACCCCCGCACGCCGCTCGACCGGGCCCTGCTGCGCCGCCTGTTCCAGCGCCTGGGCCCACCCGTGTAG
- a CDS encoding IS3 family transposase: MDEAFTAVEHELGTTAACRLTGRSRATHYRRLQPTPARKPRSPQVQPSALTAEERTAVLELMNSPEYAELAPAQIWARELDTGRYHCSVSTMYRILRERGQSGERRRQATHPAKTVPELVADGPSQVFTWDITKAAGPRKGIWYHAYVIIDIFSRYIVGHTVELAESAERAEELIRETIARNGIVPETVHADRGTSMTSKKVSQLLIDLGVTRSHSRPKVSNDNPYSEAQFKTTKYMSDYPERFDSLAHAREWFDAFISYYNHEHRHSGIGLHTPASVHFGTAEEIRDQRSVTLAEAYARHPERFGRRPRPPEIPKTAWINDPAKRREPAPQTS; the protein is encoded by the coding sequence GTGGACGAGGCGTTCACCGCCGTCGAACACGAGCTCGGCACCACGGCCGCATGCCGGCTGACCGGCCGCTCCCGGGCCACCCACTACCGCAGGCTTCAGCCGACGCCCGCACGCAAGCCCAGGTCGCCCCAGGTCCAGCCATCGGCCCTGACAGCCGAAGAGCGCACTGCGGTACTGGAGTTGATGAACAGCCCCGAGTACGCCGAACTGGCGCCCGCGCAGATCTGGGCCCGTGAGCTGGACACCGGGCGCTACCACTGCTCGGTCTCCACGATGTACCGGATCCTGCGTGAGCGGGGGCAGTCCGGTGAGCGCCGCCGCCAGGCCACCCACCCGGCCAAGACGGTGCCCGAACTGGTCGCCGACGGCCCCTCGCAAGTCTTCACCTGGGACATCACCAAAGCTGCCGGCCCCAGGAAGGGCATCTGGTACCACGCCTACGTGATCATCGACATCTTCAGCCGCTACATCGTCGGCCACACCGTCGAACTGGCCGAATCAGCCGAGCGGGCGGAGGAGTTGATCCGCGAGACCATCGCGCGCAACGGCATCGTCCCCGAGACCGTGCACGCCGACCGGGGCACCTCGATGACCTCCAAGAAGGTCTCCCAGCTGCTGATCGACCTCGGCGTCACCCGGAGTCACTCGCGTCCGAAGGTCTCCAACGACAACCCTTACAGCGAGGCCCAGTTCAAGACCACCAAGTACATGTCCGACTACCCCGAGCGGTTCGACTCCCTGGCCCATGCCCGCGAATGGTTCGACGCCTTCATCTCGTACTACAACCACGAGCACAGGCACTCGGGTATCGGACTTCACACGCCCGCCAGCGTCCACTTCGGCACGGCGGAGGAGATCCGCGACCAGCGGTCCGTCACCCTCGCCGAGGCCTACGCGCGCCACCCCGAACGCTTCGGCCGCCGTCCCAGACCACCCGAGATCCCGAAGACGGCATGGATCAACGACCCCGCCAAGCGCAGGGAACCCGCACCACAAACCTCATAA
- a CDS encoding IS256 family transposase, translating into MLTVVNADGSTRDSSLLDEIVREGARRMLAAALEAEVNSYIAELAHEKDESGRRLVVRNGYHQPRKVTTAAGVIEVKAPRVNDKRVDEATGERKRFSSAILPPWCRKSPKIAEVLPLLYLHGLSSGDFVPAMEQFLGSSAGLSPATVTRLTAQWQADHQAFQERDLSGTDYVYVWVDGIHLRIRLDEAKAAVLVVIGVRADGTKELVAMADGYRESAESWASLLRDCARRGMRAPVLAVGDGALGFWKALREVFPTTREQRCWVHKTANVLDAMPKSAQPAAKKAIQDIYNAEDREHAERAIKTFAKLYGAKFPKAVKKITDDQDVLLAFYDYPAEHWIHLRTTNPIESTFATVRLRTKVTKGAGSRAAALAMVFKLVESAQARWRAVNGAHLVPLVRAGARFERGQLVEHPEEVAA; encoded by the coding sequence GTGCTCACGGTAGTCAATGCCGACGGTTCGACGCGAGACAGCTCCTTGTTGGACGAGATCGTTCGTGAGGGTGCCCGACGGATGCTGGCCGCCGCTCTGGAGGCCGAGGTCAACTCCTACATCGCCGAGTTGGCCCACGAGAAGGACGAGAGCGGGCGGCGCCTGGTGGTCCGCAACGGCTACCACCAGCCCCGGAAGGTCACCACCGCCGCTGGCGTGATCGAGGTCAAGGCCCCGCGGGTGAACGACAAGCGCGTCGATGAGGCCACTGGTGAGCGCAAGCGGTTCTCCTCGGCGATCCTGCCGCCGTGGTGCCGCAAGTCCCCGAAGATCGCCGAGGTTCTGCCGCTGCTCTACCTGCACGGCCTGTCCTCGGGCGACTTCGTGCCGGCGATGGAGCAGTTCCTCGGCTCCTCGGCGGGGCTGTCGCCTGCCACGGTGACCCGGTTGACCGCCCAGTGGCAGGCCGACCACCAAGCGTTCCAGGAACGCGACCTGTCCGGCACCGACTACGTCTACGTCTGGGTCGACGGCATCCACCTGCGCATACGCCTGGACGAGGCCAAGGCCGCCGTCCTCGTGGTCATCGGGGTGCGCGCGGACGGCACCAAGGAACTCGTGGCGATGGCCGACGGCTACCGGGAGTCGGCCGAGTCCTGGGCCTCGCTGCTGCGGGACTGCGCGAGACGAGGCATGCGCGCGCCCGTGCTGGCGGTCGGTGACGGCGCACTCGGGTTCTGGAAGGCCCTGCGTGAGGTCTTCCCCACCACCCGCGAACAGAGGTGCTGGGTTCACAAAACGGCCAATGTCCTCGACGCCATGCCGAAGTCGGCCCAGCCGGCGGCGAAGAAGGCGATCCAGGACATCTACAACGCCGAGGACCGCGAACACGCCGAGCGGGCCATCAAGACGTTCGCCAAGCTCTACGGAGCCAAGTTCCCCAAGGCCGTCAAGAAGATCACCGACGACCAGGACGTCCTGCTGGCCTTCTACGACTACCCGGCGGAGCACTGGATCCACCTGCGCACGACCAACCCGATCGAGTCGACCTTCGCCACCGTCCGCCTGCGGACCAAGGTCACCAAGGGCGCCGGCTCCCGCGCCGCCGCCCTCGCCATGGTCTTCAAGCTCGTCGAGTCGGCTCAGGCTCGCTGGCGGGCCGTCAACGGCGCCCACCTGGTCCCGTTGGTCCGCGCAGGCGCGCGCTTCGAACGCGGCCAACTCGTCGAGCACCCCGAGGAGGTGGCGGCATGA
- a CDS encoding AAA family ATPase, producing the protein MRGPIAVLVNGLPGAGKTTLARALSRHLGLSLFSKDVIKEAHADVLGTERADVPQRRWNASLGAAASDTMWALLADAPAGAVLESCWPTDFRDFVLRGLNRANNPDAVEIWCDVPLETARRRFEARHPRHPIHGDLLTDDEWERWRRTARPLRVGPTLHVDTTRPVDMHAIIAWIQKPEHRSHTDHSLEGWIHRS; encoded by the coding sequence ATGAGGGGCCCGATCGCTGTTCTGGTCAACGGGCTGCCCGGCGCGGGGAAAACAACCCTGGCCCGCGCCCTGTCCCGTCACCTGGGACTGTCGCTGTTCAGCAAGGACGTGATCAAGGAGGCCCACGCCGACGTGCTGGGCACCGAAAGGGCCGACGTGCCGCAGCGACGCTGGAACGCCTCACTCGGCGCTGCGGCCAGCGACACGATGTGGGCACTGCTGGCGGACGCACCTGCCGGTGCCGTCCTGGAATCCTGCTGGCCGACCGACTTTCGCGACTTCGTCTTGCGGGGCTTGAACCGCGCCAACAACCCCGATGCGGTGGAGATCTGGTGTGACGTCCCGTTGGAGACCGCCCGACGTCGCTTCGAAGCCCGTCACCCACGCCATCCGATTCATGGTGACCTGCTGACGGATGACGAGTGGGAGCGCTGGCGACGCACCGCTCGCCCCCTCCGGGTCGGCCCGACCCTGCACGTCGACACGACCCGCCCGGTCGACATGCATGCCATCATCGCCTGGATCCAGAAGCCCGAGCACCGCAGTCACACCGACCACAGCCTGGAAGGCTGGATCCACAGATCTTGA
- a CDS encoding ricin-type beta-trefoil lectin domain protein: MSALALAIGVVGAGSVSPASAAAAPNAPRAVAGEFMLQSAATGACLTATSAGYGFAGVVALGCNRNNNSQWWAPNQDKLEEANFLGTCLVNQNGQAGTEDCNVGNPHWWYGSNPSVVWSTSGGYLTSSRPNVWLGSNQGSSSQWVRVY, encoded by the coding sequence ATGTCAGCACTCGCCCTGGCGATCGGGGTCGTCGGCGCCGGCTCGGTGTCCCCCGCTTCCGCGGCGGCCGCGCCGAACGCCCCCCGGGCCGTCGCAGGAGAGTTCATGCTGCAGAGCGCGGCCACGGGCGCTTGTCTGACCGCCACCAGTGCGGGCTACGGCTTCGCCGGCGTGGTGGCCCTCGGATGCAACCGCAACAACAACTCGCAGTGGTGGGCCCCCAACCAGGACAAGCTGGAGGAGGCCAACTTCCTGGGGACCTGCCTGGTCAATCAGAATGGCCAGGCCGGCACCGAGGATTGCAACGTTGGCAACCCGCACTGGTGGTACGGTTCGAACCCGTCCGTCGTCTGGTCCACCTCCGGCGGCTATCTCACTTCTTCGCGCCCCAACGTGTGGCTGGGCTCCAACCAGGGCAGCTCCAGCCAGTGGGTCCGGGTCTACTGA